In Erigeron canadensis isolate Cc75 chromosome 6, C_canadensis_v1, whole genome shotgun sequence, the following are encoded in one genomic region:
- the LOC122605768 gene encoding zinc finger protein ZAT11-like: protein MACIPMKRSREEFDATINSMANYLMLMSSGTTSNECYDTSLVSRVFECKTCNRQFPSFQALGGHRASHKKPRLVDGGHEHDINNIVPTKPKSHKCSICGLEFAIGQALGGHMRRHRAQTNTDNHSSNLPVDDMLSSPVVKKVNSRRVFSLDLNLTPLENDFGSRVVDDEKLVTPITIDFFL from the coding sequence ATGGCTTGTATACCGATGAAACGATCAAGAGAAGAATTCGACGCGACAATAAATAGTATGGCAAACTACTTGATGCTTATGTCAAGTGGCACAACAAGCAATGAATGTTATGATACTAGTTTGGTTAGCCGAGTCTTCGAGTGCAAGACATGTAACCGTCAGTTTCCGTCTTTTCAAGCACTTGGAGGGCATAGGGCTAGTCATAAAAAGCCGAGGTTGGTTGATGGCGGTCATGAGcatgatattaataatattgtacCAACAAAACCAAAATCACACAAGTGCTCAATATGTGGGCTTGAGTTTGCCATAGGACAAGCTTTGGGAGGACATATGAGACGGCATAGGGCCCAAACAAACACCGATAATCACTCTTCTAATCTACCGGTTGATGATATGTTATCATCGCCAGTGGTGAAGAAAGTTAATAGTAGACGGGTTTTTAGTTTGGATTTGAATTTAACACCTTTAGAAAATGATTTCGGATCTAGAGTAGTTGATGATGAGAAGCTGGTGACTCCAATCACAATTGACTTTTTCTTATGA